tgtatcccatctgttattcagcatgatcacctgtatcccatctgttattcagcatgatcacctgtatcccatctgttattcaacatgatcacctgtatcccatctgttATTCATCAAGATCATGTATATAATATATCCAAGTTGGTTCTATTTGAGGACACTGGGTTGTGAATAAGGGCCCAGAAgttctactctgagacactttgtgaataaGGGCCCAGAAgttctactctgagacactttgtgaataaGGGCCCAGAAgttctactctgagacactttgtgaataaGGGCCCAGAAgttctactctgagactctttgtgaataaGGGCCCAGAtcttctactctgagactctttgtgaataaGGACCAAGAtcttctactctgagactctttgtgaataaGGACCAAGAtcttctactctgagactctttgtgaataaGGACCAAGAtcttctactctgagactctttgtgaatgAGGGCCCAGAAgttctactctgagacactttgtcaAAAAGGGCCCAGATTTTCTTTGAGTGTATTACGCAGTTCATAAGTACTGAATACAAGCAAATAGAAAACAGTCATATTACACCAGACATGTTCAATCATTTCAAACCTGAAGAGGGGAATCTAACTGCAGGGGGATCAAGGACCTCATTGTTTTGGTTCTGAGGTCTCCATTCCCTTGGAGCACAGGACCCGATGTTCCAGCCTTGACGACGACCTGACGACAACAAAACTATCACATCAAACATTCTGACACAATTGGGATTGTTTACTCATCGTAACCTAGATAGAGTTACAGAGGACAAACACAACATCTTTATTAAGGTGACACaataacactactaatacaactacacacacagccccataccactaatacaactacacatacagccctactactaatacaactacacacacaaccccatactacaaatacaactacacatacagccccataccactaatacaactacacacacagccccatactactaatacaactacacaaacAGGACAAACACAACATCTTTATTAAGGTGACACaataacactactaatacaactacacaaacAGGACAAACACAACATCTTTATTAAGGTGACACAacaacactactaatacaactacacaaacAGCCCCataatactaatacaactacacacacagccccatactaccTATACTATCAATACAACTACACCTACAGacctatactactaatacaactacacaaacagccctatactactaatacaactacacatacagccccatactactaatacaactacacatactactaatacaactatatatacagccctatactactaatacaactacacatacagccctatactactaatacaactacacacacagccctatactactaatacaactacacacacagccccatactactaatacaactacacacacagccccatactaccaatacaactacacacacagccctacactactaatacaactacacatacagccctatactactaatacaactacacacacagccccatactactaatacaactacacacacagccccatactactaatacaactacacacacagccctacaacTAATACATCTACAAATACAGCCCAACGGCACATACAGCCCCATAATAATATTACAACTACACCTACAGCCCAGCTACTAATATCACGACACAAACATCCCTATACTATCAGTACGACTACACAGAAAGCACTATACTATCAATACGACTACACAGAAAGCACTACACTTTCAATATGACTACACAGAAAGcactatactactaatacaactacacagaaAGCACTATACTATCAATACGACTACACAGAAAGcactatactactaatacaactacacacacagtcctatactactaatacaactacacacacagccccatactactaatacaactacacacacagccccatactactaatacaaatacacacacagccccgtactactaatacaactacacaaacagccccatactactaatacaactacacatacagccccattctactaatacaactacacatactactaatacaactacacatacagccccatactactaatacaactacatatactactaatacaactacacacacagtcctatactactaatacaactacacacacagccccgtactactaatacaactacacacacagccccatactactaatacaactacacaaacagccccatactactaatacaactacacacacagccctatactactaatacaactacacatacagccccatactactaatacaactacacacacagccccatactactaatacaactacacatacagccccatactactaatacaactacacatacagccccattctactaatacaactacacatactactaatacaactacacatacagccccatactactaatacaactacacatactactaatacaactacatatACAGacctatactactaatacaactacacacacagccctatactactaatacaactacacacacagccctatactactaatacaactacacacacagccctactgctaatacaactacacacacagccctactactaatacaactacacacacagccctacttctaatacaactacatatactactaatacaactacacacacagccctacttctaatacaactacatatactactaatacaactacacacacagccccatactaataacacaactacacatacagccccatacttctaatacaactacacatacagccctactactaatacaactacatatactactaatacaactacacacacagccctactactaatacaactacacacacagccccatactactaatacaactacacacacagccccatactaaTAACACAACTACACATAtagccccatactactaatacaactacacacacagccctatactACTAATTCAACTACACGCAcagccctatactactaatacaactacacatacagccctatactactaatacaactacacacttcaaatgttcataaatgaccagcatggtcaaataataattatcacagtagttgtcgagggtgcagcaagtcagcacctcaggagtaaatgtcagttggcttttcatagccgatcattcagagtatctctaccgctcctgctgtctctagagagttgaaaacagcaggtctgggacaggtagcacgtccggtgaacagatcagggttccatagccgcaggcagaactgtttaaactggagcagcagcacgatcaggtggactggggacagcaaggagtcatcatgccaggtagtcctgaggcatggtcctagggctcaggtcctccttagagagagaaagaaagagagaaagagagaattacggagagcatacttaaattcacgcaGGACACCggaaaagacaggagaagtactccagatataacaaactgaccctagccccccaacacataaactactgcagcataaatactggaggctgagacaggaggggtcaggagacactgtggccccatccgatgatacccccggacagggccgaACAGAAAggttataaccccacccactttaccaaagcacagcccccacaccactagagggatatcttcaaccaccaactgaccatcctgagacaaggccgagtttcgcccacaaagatctccgccacggcacaacccaaggggggggggcgccaacccagtaacacaactacacacacagccctactactaatacaactacacattcAGACCTACTACAAATATAACTACATATAAAGCTATATACTAATAACACAACTACAcatactactgttgctactaatTGTACATTAACAACATAGTAGTAGTACAGTTTTATCAACTAATCAAAAAAAAGTGTCTTCTTctcgttagcgggatcatttccgctgaattgcagcggtccaaattcaaattaaattactataaatatttaattttcatgaaatcacaagtgcaatatagcaaaacacagtttagcttgttgttaatccacctggcgtgtcagatttcaataaagcttttcggcgaaagcataacaagtgtttatgtaagaacatctctctcagcagacaaaatattacaaacagctagcagccaagtagattggtcacagaAGTCAGAAAATCAATataatgaatcgcttacctttgatgatcttcggatgtttgcgctcacgagactcccagttacacaataaatgttccttttgaaaCATAATGattatttttaaatacaaaaaccttcatttggttggcgcgttatgttcagaaatccacaggctcgagcaggTCATGAcgggcagacaaaaattccaaatagtatccgtaaagttcatagaaacatgtcaaatgtttttaccatgtggaagccataggaaaaggaatctggttgatataaatggagggaaggcatgcaatggaacagggatgTTTCAAAATAGAAGGCACCTCCTCTTtcgattttcctcaggttttcgcctgcaatatcagttctgttatactcgcagacaatattttgaccgttttggaaaagttttctatcctaatctgtcaattatatgcatattctagtttctgggcctgagaaataggcagtttcattttggttcatccaaacatcaaaatactgccccctacactcaacaggttaaaataacatcaaattgatcagaaatacagtgtagacattgttaatgttgtaaatgactattgtagctggaaacggctgattttttttaatggaatatctacattggtgtagaggcccattatcagcaaccatcactcctgagttccaatggcacgttgtgttaactcATCCaaatttatcattttaaaaggctaattgatcaattgaaaacccttttgaaattatgttagcacagctgaaaactgttgttctgattaaagaagcaattaaactggccttctttagactagttgagtatctggagcatcagcatttgtgagtcaattataggctcaaaatgaccagaatcaaagaactttcttctgaaactcgtcagtttattcttgttctgagaaatgaaggctattccatgtgagaaattgacaagaaactgaagatctcgtacaacgctgtgtactactcctgtcacagaacagcgcaaactggctctaaccagaatacaaaaaggagtgggaggccctggtgcacaactgatcaagaagacaagtacattagagtgtctagtttgagaaacagacacctcacaagtcctcaaccagcttcattaaatagtacctgcaaaacaccagtctcaaagtcaacagtgaagaggcgaccccgAGATGCTggcagtcatttacaacattaatctacactgtatttctgatcaatgtgatgttgtttttttaaattaaaaattgCAATTCTATCAACTGTATTTCTACAATTCATTTCCAGGAGGATAAAGGAAAACCAGTATGCTAATCTACTACAGACTCTCTGAGTTGGCTGTAATATAATAATAGCTATAGACGAGGCTACAGCTGAAATATCAACTTCTCTTCATTCATTCTAATACATACTATTTTACTGATGTTGCTTACCTCTCCATGCTACTCCTCACCTCCTTTCTGTCAACTATAGCAGACCATTATTCTGTCATTGAATACCAgcaacagtagtgtgtgtgtctgtgtgtgtgtgtgtgtgtttgagtgtttgaGTGTCTGTAGGACTGATGAATGACCACCAGGTGGCAGTATTTGCTCATAGAACCACTAATGTTCAGTACATTAAACCATTAACTCTGACCCCATTCTAAATCTAACTTACATCCTATGCCCTTGAGGATATCTGAGATGATTTTACAGGTGTACGAAATGTGTGTAAGCAATTTTAAAACACGAAATATGAAAACATCATGAATCAATATTTTTCAGCCCCTCATTGACCTTTAAACATGAAGaaggtagtgatgatgatgatgatgatgatgatgatgatgatgatgatgatgatgatgattaacaTCAATTGGTCATCTCTGGTTTGATAATGACGATAACCAAACGTGTTACAAAGTGAGAAGCAACTGTTTAAAGTTTATTTTACCAAAGATGTTATTCACTTCAAACTACAGAGTTTAATAGTTGGATCCAGCTGGTGTTTTGTATAAATGACCACTGAACGAAGGGTAACATTGCAGATGGTGTCTTTATTTAAAACAATCTCATCTTTAGAGAGCTTCTCCAATGTCGTCTCTTCCAAAATGTGGACATCAGCGCTTTCTGGAACACAGGAAGGGACGTTTGTACCAGCAAGGGGCATCGTTCTGACCGCGAGAAGCTGGGaatgagagaaacacagagaggtaGGTATTATCTTTGTTTTATAAATATGTAGCTAAAAAATGAACAAAATCCCTTTAAGATGTATTTAACTTCTatccaaatgtttgatgtataaTGAGCAGGAGACTAGTCTGGTGACAGGATTGTACCTCCATAGTTCATCTCCATGCAATGCTCCCGACTGTTCGTGTTGTCTTTCACAACAAAGTGGTCAGAGTTAGAGGGTTGACCCGGGGCCCAGTTCTGGTAGTTAAACCTGGACCCGTCGCTCCACAGCCAGAGACCCTCCTACAGAGCACACAGGACGATGCATCACTAGAAGATAgtaaacactatatatacacactgtagtTACTGTCTTTAAAGAGGCAATCTGGGAATTGAAAAAAAGAATGACCACCCCACCACTGTctgggtaaaaagctgagggatgggccagGAGAAATTTAACCACTCTCAGAGTCTTAAAcagagttagacagagttatggaTACTAGGACTGACCATCTATGAGATAAGCATGATGTAAACATGGCTTGAAGCTAGACAGTGTTTGTAATATTAGATAACAAGCTTTGAAAACAAACGGATCTGCGGGTTAAGGCACCAACAGGCCTTTATAGGTTCTATTCATAAAGAATCAATGCATCCTATATGTTTCCAGGAGTGTTGAACAGACGGTGCTTCTGACCTTGATGGCATCGTTGGCTCCTATCCAGGTGCGCTGGACTTTCCTGGTACTATTCCTGATGACAGACTGAAGGAAACGATACTGGGGAAGGCTGTGCACTGATGCCAGGTTACCTCCCAGGAGCAAACAtttcctctggagagagagagagggagagagagagagagagagagagagagaggagagaagaagtgagagagagagacagaggggagaaagaaagagagagagaggagagaagaagtgagagagagagagacagaggggagaaagaaagagagacagagagatgagagggggagagaagtaatgagagagagagagaaagagacagagagaggggatagagagagaggggatagagagagaggggagaggggaggagacggagagagagaaacagagagagacagacagacagacacagacagacagacagacagacagacagacagacagacagacagacagacagacagacagacagacagacagacagacagacagacagacagacagacagacagacagacagacagacagacagacagacagacagacagggagagaagggagagaagggagagaagggagagagagaaatagagagattaAACCTACAGAGTTGACCTACAGATTAAACCTACAGAGTCAACTGCAACCCTGTATGACCACCAGACAGCGATGGAAATAGCATCCCCTCTAGCCAACTATAGTGCTTTTCAGACCAGGCTTCTAGAAAATGGTTCCAACTAGCATAAGATGCAGGTAACATCATGCACACAGATAATCTCAATTATGTACAGCAGACATCCAGGTACCTCTGCCTCTggccatgtggccatgatggggACGTAGTGATAGCAGTGTGTTGAATCGCTGGGCCAGCCAGGTGGGCAGGCTCTGCGATCACAGTCTGTAGGGGAGAGATCACATTAAATAACATTATGAAATGGTTAGTTCCCACCACAAAATCAGATTATTCAAAAGTATCGTGAATGCAAAAGAGGGAACCTTTAAATTTGAAACTGATCGAAGCAGATTGAATAGAGTTTCAGAACTATGAATCCACAACAGATCTATATAGAATTATATTTCAGCGAATCTGACGGGAGCCCCAACCAGGAGCTCGGGGTCCAGTGACTGTTGAGCCAAAACCTAGGTCactaggtgttgggttaaggttGCGACAATAACATCAAATTGCATCTGATGAGTGTGAACAGGTCAACAAAACCTTCGGTCAGAATACCTCTGCTACCCCTTGCATCTCCCAGAGCAAAGACAGCGCTCAGAAGCAGAAGAGTGGTCAACATCGCCATGGTGATTGTCTCCTgggggggggacagaaagagagggacagaaataaagagagagagagggacagagagagagagagacagagagagagacagagagagggacagagagagggacagagagagagacagacagagagagagagagagagagagagagagagagagacagacaagacaagacacGTTCAGTGAgaaaactcggtcctggggaccccaatctGTGAGTACATATTCACGTGTACTAGGCTAATCTACTGTAATTGGTATTCCTTGAATTCCTTAGGACAGCAGTTCCTAAACTCGGTCCAAAACGTTCACCCATTTGTGTCCCTAGTACAGagtttccctatgtagtgcactacttttgaccagagctacaTATAACCAGGgcccttgtctaaagtagtgctctacaaaGGGAATGGGAGGTCAGTTGGGATGCAGTCAGGTACAGTATTAGATGAACAGATGTTGAAATCTCACCTTCTGAAGTCTTCAGTTGTAGCTTCACTTCTTCAAAGGTTTtcactattttctctctctctgtcctgcctctgagttgagttcttcctctccctcctctcctttttaAGGACCCATCCAGTCAGACCCCTCCCTCTATTtttctatcaattcaattcaattcaagggctttattggcatgggaaacatgtgttaacattgccaaagcaagtgaggtagacaacatacaaagtgaatatataaatatgggttgatttccactgttctgtctgggacatttgggttgatttccactgttctgtctgggacatttgggttgatttccactgttctgtctgggacatttgggttgatttccactgttctgtctgggacatttgggttgatttccactgtactgtctgggacatttgggttgatttccactgtactgtctgggacatttgggttgatttccactgttctgtctgggacatttgggttgatttccactgttctgtctgggacatttgggttgatttccactgttctgtctgggacatttgggttgatttccactgttctgtctgggacatttgggttgatttccactgttctgtctgggacatttgggttgtttccactgttctgtctgggacatttggATTGAAGGTCACTAGACTTGAACCTGAATGTTATGGGTTAAACTCCTATCTGTTGATAGTGACGCCAGACTGGAAGGAACAAGGACAGAGGACCCTGATTATTATTGTCTCAAAACACCGTGTGATTCTGCCGCAGGCGGCAAATTAAGTCACTGCTTTCTGTTTTGACTTTTTACAAGCAACTTTGTGAAGAAATAGCTGTTTCTGGTAAAGGGAAAATATGTCCACAACTTTCCTGATAATTTGGTCAATATATCCAAAACTCAGATGAAAAACCAACACTATGTATGACTTAAAACCTTTGGTCTAATGCTAACAGTTCAGAAAGTCATCACCAAACCCCTTTTACTCATTTTAAATGTCACTATAATATTTATGTACACTTAACCTGTATCCCATCTGTTATTCAATATGATCACCTGTAGTCCATCTGTTATTCATCAtgatcacctgtatcccatctgttattcagcatgatcacctgtatcccatctgttATTCAATATGATCACCTGTAGTCCATCTGTTATTCAGCAtgatcacctgtatcccatctgttattcagcatgatcacctgtagtccatctgttattcatcatgatcacctgtatcccatctgttattcagcatgatcacctgtagtccatctgttattcatcatgatcacctgtatcccatctgttATTCATCATGATCACCTGTAACCCATCTGTTATTCAGCAtgatcacctgtatcccatctgttattcatcatgatcacctgtatcccatctgttattcagcatgatcacctgtagcccatctgttattcagcatgatcacctgtatcccatctgttATTCATCATGATCACCTGCATCCCATCTGTTATTCAGCATGATCACCTGTAGCCCATCTGTTATTCAGCAtgatcacctgtatcccatctgttattcagcatgatcacctgtatcccatctgttattcatcatgatcacctgtatcccatctgttATTCATCATGATAACCTGTAACCCATCTGTTATTCAACAtgatcacctgtatcccatctgttattcagcatgatcacctgtatcccatctgttattcagcatgatcacctgtatcccatctgttATTCAGCATGATAACCTGTATCCCATCTGTTATTCATCATGATCACCTGCATCCCATCTGTTATTCAGCAtgatcacctgtatcccatctgttattcagcatgatcacctgtatcccatctgttattcagcatgatcacctgtaacccatctgttattcagcatgatcacctgtatcccatctgttATTCATCATGATCACCTGCATCCCATCTGTTATTCAGCATGATCACCTGTAGCCCATCTGTTATTCAGCATGATCACCTGTAACCCATCTGTTATTCAGCATGATCACCTGTAGCCCATCTGTTATTCATCATGATCACCTGTAACCCATCTGTTATTCAGCAtgatcacctgtatcccatctgttattcatcatgatcacctgtatcccatctgttattcatcatgatcacctgtatcccatctgttATTCATCATGATCACCTGTAGCCCATCTGTTATTCATCATGATCACCTGTAACCCATCTGAAGACTTGCTGTTGTGATGTCACATCCCTATCTTTGTAGTTAATCACCCTTACTCATAGACTACTGAG
This DNA window, taken from Oncorhynchus tshawytscha isolate Ot180627B linkage group LG10, Otsh_v2.0, whole genome shotgun sequence, encodes the following:
- the LOC121847371 gene encoding galactose-specific lectin nattectin-like is translated as MAMLTTLLLLSAVFALGDARGSRDCDRRACPPGWPSDSTHCYHYVPIMATWPEAERKCLLLGGNLASVHSLPQYRFLQSVIRNSTRKVQRTWIGANDAIKEGLWLWSDGSRFNYQNWAPGQPSNSDHFVVKDNTNSREHCMEMNYGASRGQNDAPCWYKRPFLCSRKR